The region GTCGGTTTCGCTGGTCGTGGTCTCCGTCGTGGTGGTCTCGGCCGTGGTGGTCGGGGTCGCCGTCTCGGTCGTCGGGGCCGCCGTGGTGGGGACCGGCCCGGAGGAGGTGCTGTGCGCGCCGCCCACGCACCCGGACGCGAGGTAGAACGCCGCCACCCACGGCACCAGCCGGACCATCGGGACCGCCGTCCCGCGCAGCGACTCGGACATCGCCGCCTTCTCCGACGTTTCTTCCCACGTACCTGTGCCTAACCGGTCGATCATCCCGGGCAGCATAGGAACGCATCCGGCCGCCTGTACTCCATTCGGGGAAAGTCACCGCTTGACCAGCGGATCACCGCTCCACGGGCTTGAGGACGGCGACTCCGCGCGGGGGCAGGGTGACCTCGGCGGCCTGTGCGCCGGTGAGCAGGTCGGCCGCGGGCCACGGCAGCCGCACCTTCACCTCGACCGCGTTGTGGTTGAGCAGGAAGAAGAACTCGCCTCGGCGGGTCGCCTGCACTCCGGCGGGCAGGTCCGCCAGCACCGGTTGGACACCGGCTTCCGCCGTCACGCGGTCGATCAGCGTGCGCATCGCCTCCGGCTCCGGGCGGGTTGCCAGGTACCAGGCCGCGCCGTCGCCGAAGGCGTGGCGGGTCAGCGCCGGGTGCCCGGCGAGCGCGCCCTCGGTGAACGTGCCGAGCACGCTCGCACCCTTGGGCTCGATCTTTTCCGACCACAGCGTCGCGCGGGCGGCGCTGCCGAGCAGTTCCACGCCGATGCCGGCGCCTTCGGCGAGCGGCTGGAACTCCGGGATCCGCAGTCCCAGCACCTCGCGCAGCGGGGCCGGGTAGCCGCCGAGGTGCACGCGGTCGTTCTCGTCGACGATGCCGGAGAAGAACGACACCAGCAGGTGCCCGCCGCGCCGGACGTGGTCGGTGAGGTTCGCCGCGGTCGTCTCCCGCAGCAGGTAGAGGTTCGGCACCACCACGAGCCGGTAGCCGGACAGGTCGCGGTCGGGGTGCACGACGTCGCATCCGATGCCGGCATCGAACAGCGGGCCGTAGTGGGCGAGCAACGCGTCGACCTGGCCCAGCTCCGACGGGTGGGAGTCCAGTTCGAGGGCCCACCAGCTGTCCCAGTCGAGGACGAGCGCGACGTCGTTGTCCGGGCGGGTGCCCGCCAGCTCCCCGGCGGCGGCCAGTTCGGCGCCCAGTTCGGTGACCTCGCGGAAGGTGCGGGTGTCGGTGCCGGCGTGCGGCACCATCCCGGAGTGGAACTTCTCCGCGCCGCCCGCCGACTGCCGCCACTGGAAGAACAGCACGCCGTCGGCGCCCTGGGCGACGGCCTGCCAGCTCCACAGCCGCATCTGGCCGGGGGCCTTGGCGGCGTTGCGTGGCCGCCAGTTCACCGCGTTGGGCGCCTGTTCCATCAGCAGCCACGGCTGGCCGCCGCGCAGCGACCGGAACACGTCGTAGGACAGGCCGGCCAGCACGTGGGCGCGCGGGTCGTGCGGGTCGGGGTAGGAGTCGTAGCCGACGACGTCCACTTCGGACGACCACGCGTGCAGGTCCAGGGTCCTGGCCAGCGGAACGTGGTTGGTGGTCACCGGGATCTCCGGCGTGACGCGGCGCAGGACCGCCTTCTCCATCCGCAGCAGCTCCAGCATGGTGTCCGAGGAGAAGCGGGCGAAGTCCAGCCGTTGCGCCGGGTTGGCGAAGGTCGGCGCGGTGCGCGGCGGCAGGATCTCGTCGAAGTCGTCGTAGCGCTGGGACCAGAACTTCGTCGACCACGCCTCGTTGAGCTCGGAGACGTCGCCGTAGCGCTCGCGCAGCCAGTCGCGGAAGGCCAGCGCCGAGCTGTCGCAGTAGCAGGCGCGGACGTGGCAGCCGTACTCGTTGCCGATGTGCCACAACGCCAGCGCTGGGTGCTGGGCGTAGCGTTCGGCGAGTTTCTCGACGAGCCGCAGCGCGTGCTCGCGGTAGACCGGGCTGGACGGGCAGTACGCCTGCCGGGCGCCCGGCCACAGGATGGTGCCGTCGGCGCGTTGCGGCAGCGTTTCCGGGAACTTCCTCGCGAGCCACGGCGGCGGCGAGGCGGTCATCGTCGCGACCGAAGCCGCGACACCGCCCTCGGCGAGGTTGTCCAGCACCTGGTCGAACCAGCCGAAGTCGAAGTCGCCGGGCCGCGGTTCCACCAGCGCCCAGCCGAAGATGCCCACCGACACCAGGGAAATCCCGGCCTCGCTCATCAATCGGATGTCTTCGCGCCACACCTCCCGCGGCCACTGCTCGGGGTTGTAGTCCCCTCCGTAGGCGATGGTGGCGATGCGCTCCCGGAATCGGCGGGCGGCCTGCGGTTCGGTCAAGACTTGACGCTCCCTTCGGTGAGCCCGCCCTTCCAGTAGCGCTGCAGGAAGAGCATGGCGATCATCAGCGGAACGACCGAGACGAACGCGCCGCCCACCGTCAGCTGGGTGAGCACCGCGTCGCGTTCGGCCGCGGTGGACCACGCCGCCAGTCCCAGCGGCAGCGAGTACAGGCTGCTGTCGGACAGCATCACCAGCGGCAGGAAGTAGTTGGTCCAGATCGCGACGAACTGGAACAGGAACACGGTCACCAGCGCCGGTTTCATCAGCCGCAGCACGAGCGTGTTGAAGATGCGGAACTCCCCCGCGCCGTCGATCCGGCCGGACTCCAGCAGCTCGTCGGGGATCGCGGCGTCGGCGTAGATGCGCGCCAGGTAGACCCCGAAGGGGCTGACCATGCTGGGCAGCAGCACGCTGGCGTAGGTGTTGGCCAGGCCCAGCGAGCTGAAGATGAGGTAGAGCGGCAGCGCCAGCACGGTGAACGGGATCAGCACCCCGCCGAGCACCAGGTTGAACACCATTTCCCTGCCGCGGAAGGAGAACTTCGCGATGGCGTACCCGCACGCCGCTGACAGCCACGTCCCGGCCAGCGCGCCGACCCCGGCGTAGAGCAGGGTGTTGGCGACCCAGCGCAGGTAGATCCCGCCGTCGTGGCTGAAGAGCTGCCCGAGGTTGGTCCACAGCCTCGGGTCGGAGAACCACAGCCCGCTGGAGCCGTAGAGGCCGGTGGTCGTCTTCGTGGCCGCCACGGCCAGCCAGTACACCGGCAGCAGGAAGTACACCGCCGCGACCGCCAGCACGGCGGTCACCAGGATCTTCGACGCCCGCTCCGGCATCACGCGCCCCTCCTTCCGACCAGCTTGAGGAACCCGAAGGAGAGCACGAAGCAGGTCACCGCGACGATGATCGACTGCGCGGCGGCCAGCCCGTAGTCGTTGTTGGTGAACGCCTCGGCGTAGGCGCTCATGTTCGGGGTGTACTCGACGTCGATGTAGCCGCTGAGCGGTTTGAGCAGCAGCGGTTCGGTGAACAGCTGCAGCGTGCCGATGATGCTGAACACCGTGTTGAGCACCAGGGCCGGGCGGATCAGCGGCAGCTTGATCCGGATCGCGATCTGCCACGCGTTGGCGCCGTCGATGCGCGCGGCCTCCTGCAGCGCGGGGTCGATGGCGTTGAGCTGGGCGATGATGACCAGCATGTTGTAGCCGGCGTAGGTCCAGGTGACGATGTTGGCGATGGACCACAGGATCGAGCCCGACGACAGGAAGTCGACCGGGATTCCCAGTGCGGCGAACAGCTCCGAGACCGGGCTGATGCCCGGGGTGTAGAGGAATCCCCACAGGATGGATGCGATGACGCCGGGCACGCCGTAGGGCAGGAAGTAGGCGCTGCGGAAGAAGCCCTTCCAGCGGGCGGAGGCGGTGTCCAGCAGCAGGGCGAGCACGGTCGCGCCGAGGATCATCACCGGAACCTGCACCACGCCGAACAGCAGGATGCGGCCGAACCCGGCGATGAATCCGGGATCTTCCAGCGCCCACCGGTAGTTGGTCAGCCCGCCGAAGACGTTATCGGCCCCGCCCAGGCCGAGCGGACCGCTGCGCTGCACCACCAGCAGGCTGCGGTGCAGCGTGTAGAGCACCGGGGCGATGAAGAACGCGAGGAACAACAGGAGGAACGGTCCGACGAGGCCGGCGACGGCCACTCTCGTCCCCTTGGTGCGGCGCATGCGACTCCTTTGTCAGCGCTGCTCGCGGCCACCGCGAGCGGTGGCGGTCAGGACCGGTGGGGCAGCCCCTTCTTCTCCAGGTCGCGGATGATCCGGGCTTCGGCGTCGACCGCGATCTCGCGCAGGCTCCGCCCGCCCGCGGCCATCCCCTGCAGCTCGGCGTTGATGTGCTCCAGCGCCTGGTTCGTGGTCGGCAGCCACTTCCAGCTGTTGTCCACCGACTCGCTGGATTCGCGGAACACGTCGTTGATCCGCTGACCGCCGAAGAAGCCGAACGCCTCGTCCATGGCCGCGACGTGGGAGAGGTCGGCCAGCGCCGGGAATCCCATGCCCTTGACGACGAGGTCGCTGACCGTGGCGGGGTCGGTGTTGAGCCACAGCGCGAACTCCAGGGCCTGTGAGGGGAAGCGGCTGCCGCGCACCACCGAGGTGGCCGAGCCGCCGAGGTTGGTGGTGCGCACCGGACCGGCCGCGTCCCACTGCGGCATCCGCGCCACCGCCCACTTGCCCGCCGTGTTCTCGGCGTTGCCCTCCAGCACCTCCGCGTGCCAGTGCGCACCGAGCAGGCTGACGATCCGGCCGTCCTGGACGCTCTTGTAGAAGGCGTTGCCGCTGTTGGGGATGGTGTCGACCAGGTCCCGGTCGATGAGTCGCTGCCAGAAGGCGGTGACCCGGTGGGTCGCCGGGTTGTCCACGTCGACCACCCACTGCCGCTCGTCGGCGCCGAACCAGATGGAGCCGGCCTGCCAGCACAGCGCGGACAGGACCTCGGCGTTGTTGGTCGGGAACGTGGTGAGGTAGGCGTCGTGCTCCCGCACCCGCTCGGCGACGCGCTCGAACTCCTCCCACGTCGCAGGCGGTGTCAGGCCCCATTCGTCGAAGAGGTCCTTGCGGTAGTACGTCGCGACCGGACCGGATGCCTGCGGCACCGCGTAGACCCCGCCGCCGAAGCTGACCTGCTCGTAGGTCCAGTCGACGAACTGGTGGCGGTGTTCGCCGACACCGAGCGGGGCCAGGTCGACGAGTCCTCCGTGGAGCACGGCGTTGGGCAGCTCCATGAACTCGATCTGCACCAGGTCGGGCACGGCCCCTGCTTCCAGCGCGGCGTAGAGCTTCGGGTACGCGCCGTCAGCCCCGGCGGGGACTTCGACGTAGTGCACCTGGATGTCCGGGCGCTGCCGGTTCCAGGTGGCGACGACCTCGTCCATGCCGGGCACCCACGCCCAGAACTCCAGTTCCACCGGTTCCCCCGGCATCGCCGGTCGTCCCGGCTGGGGAGCCGGCTGCTGCGTGCACCCGGCGGCGGCGAGCCCGGCGGCCGCGCCCGCGAGCGCGCGAAGGCCCTGGCGCCTGGTCATCTTCGAGGTCCACATAGGTCACTCCGGGAGCAGAGCGGCCTCGACCAGGAACCGCCGCACCTCGGCGCGTTCGGCTTCGTCGAGCGGGATCATCGGGACGCTGGTCGTGCCGTGCTCGATCACTCCCCTGGCCACCAGCGCCTCCTTGAACGCCCCGATCGCCGAGGAGTACCGGCTCATCGGACGCCGCATCCCCACCTTGATCAGGTGGAACAGCCCGCGCAGCCGCACCTGCTCGGACTCGGCCAGCGCCCAGTCGCCGGCGGTGGCCGCCCGGTGCAGCCGCAGGTAGCCGTCCGGGTCGACGTTGCCGAGCCCGGGCACCAGCCCGTGCGCACCGAGCCGCAGCCCGGTGTCGGCCATCGTCTCCGAGCCGCTGAACACCAGGAACCGGTCGGTGTCGACGGTCTCCAGCACGGTGCGGATACCGTCGAGGTCGTCGCTGGAGTCCTTGAGCCCGGCGAGCGTGCCGTCCGCGGCGAGCTCGGCGACGGTTTCCGCGGCGAGCTTCGTGCCGACCGACACCGGGATGTCGTAGGCCAGCAGCGGCAGGTCGACCGCCGCCCGGATCCGGCGGAAGTGCACCGCGATCTCCGCCGGGTGGGTCGGCACGTAGAAGGGCGCCGTCGCGACCAGGGCGTCCGCTCCGTGGCGCCGCGCGGCGCGCGCCTGCTCGACGACCCGTGGCGTCGCGGTGTCGATGACTCCCGCCAGCACCGGGACCTGCCCCGCGCTGACCCCGGCCACGACTTCGAGAACGCGGTGGCGCGTGCTGTCCGGCAGGTAGCCGACCTCGCCGGTCGAGCCGGTGACGAACAGGCCGTGGACGCCCGCGCCGAGCAGGTGCCCGGTCAGCTTCTCCAGCGACGGCACGTCCAGCTCCCGCTCCGGGGTCAGGGGCGTGCACAGCGGCGGGACGACCCCGCCGGCGATCGGGACCTCGGTTTGCGGACCGGGCTGGGCCATTGCGCTCCTCGGACTGGTGGTCGATTCGACCATTGTGGGCATCACACGTGGGACGTAGGATGTCCTGCGATGTGTGCAAGCTAGCGGGCGGGCCGGGCGATGACAAGTGGTCGTCCGAACCGGGACGCGAGTGGCCGCACCGTCGAACATCCGGCGTCAGAAGGGTTTTCGGCGTCCATGAACCGATTCCGCCCCGCTCGACCGTCCGCTGACCACCGACCGGAGCCCGCCTGCCGACCGCGCGCCGCGCACCGGCTGCGGGTGCTCGCTGCGGCCGTCGTGACCGTGACCGCGAGCAGCGTCCTGGCCGCACCCGCCCACGCCGCCGGCCCACCCGGCGGTCCGGCGGACTTCACCGAACAGGCGCTCTACGCCCGGGGACTGGCCGGTTACGCCTGCTACCGGATCCCGGCCATCGTCCGGACGACCGCCGCCACCCTGCTGGCCTTCGCGGAGGCACGGCGCAACGACTGCGGCGACGACGGTGACGTGGACCTGGTCGTGCGGCGCTCCACCGACGGGGGCCGGACCTGGGGCCCGGTCCAGCTCGTCGGCGACAACGGACCCCACACCTTCGGCAACCCGGTTCCGGTCGTGGACGCCGCTACCGGCCGCGTCGTCCTGGTCACCACGCACAACCCCGGCGACGTCGACCGCGACCGCACCGTCCACGTCCAGCACAGCGACGACGACGGCCGGACCTGGAGCGCGCCCCGGGACATCACCGCGCAGGTCAAGGACCCTGCGTGGGACCGCTGGTACGCGACCGGGCCGATGCACGGCATCCAGCTCACCCGCGGCGAGCACGCCGGACGGCTCGTGGTCGGCGCATCGCACGAGTCGGCCGACGAGCGCCAGGTCGGCGGTCACCTCGTCTACAGCGACGACGGTGGGCTCAACTGGCGGGTGGGCGCCAACGCCGAGCACCGGCCCGACACCATCAAGCCGCAGGAGATGAGCGTGGTGGAGCTGGTCGACGGCCGCGTGTACGCCGCGGCGCGCGACCAGGGCGGCACCGATCCCGGGCACCGCGCCTTCGCCGTCTCCGCCGACGGCGGCGAGACGTTCGAGAAGCCGTTCCGCACGATCCCCGAGCTCCAGACGCCGATCATCCAGGGCTCGGCGCTGCGCTGGCGGGCCGTCGACGAGGGCGACGCAGGCAACCGCATCCTGTTCTCCGCACCCGCCCACCCGGCCGGGCGCGAGGCCATGAGCATCCGCTCGTCCTACGACGAGGGCGGGAGCTGGGAGAGCTGGCAGGACGGCAAGATCGTCCACTGGGGACCGTCCGGGTACTCCGACCTCACCGCGATCGACGAGGACACGATCGGACTGCTCTACGAGCGCGGCAAGGGAAATCCGTACGAGGAGATCGTGCTCGCGCGCTTCGGCGAGGCGTACCTGGAGCAGCCCAACGGCACACCGCCGAACTTCCCGGAGCCGCCCGCGCCGGGTCCGACGACTCCGGACGTGTCGAAGAACGCGCACACGGCGTACGTGCGAGGAACGCCCGGCCTGACCGAGGGCCGGTTCGGATCCGCGTTGGCGGCCACCGGCGGGCAGCACGTGCACGTCCCGCTCACCGACGAGCTCGACCTGCGCTCCGACGACTTCACCGTCACGGCGTGGTTCTCCTACGACCAGACCGCCGGAGCGCACACCCTCCTCTGGGCCTACCGGATGGGTTCGGAGAACACCCCGCAGCTGTGGCTGCGCGCCGAGCCGGGGAGCAACCGCATCCGCGCGCACCTGGCGGCCGAGGAGGGGCACGCCACCATCGCCTCGACGTCGGCGTTCAACGACGGGCGCTGGCACCACGTGGTCCTGCAGCGCGGCGGCGGGCGGTTCCGGATGATCGTCGACGGTGCCGAGGTCGCCGTCGCGGCGGCTCCGCTCGGCTCGGTGTCGGCCGGCGGCGCGGAGTTCGGGATCGACGGCGTCCACATCGGACAGCGGGTGGACGGTGCCGACCGCTGGCACGGCGCGCTGGACGAGGTCCGAGTCTACCGGCGGGCGCTGCCGCGGGGCCAGCTCGACGCGATCCGGGCGGTGAACCGCCCGATCGGCGCGGGCCTGGAACTGCGGCTGCCGCTGGACGGGGTGGGCCGATGAGCGCGCTCGGCTGCGCGGTGGTCACGGGTGCCGCGTCGGGTATCGGCGCGGCCGTGCTGCGGTGCTTCGCCGGGGCGGGGAACCCGGTTCTGGGCGTGGACGTCGACGACTCCGGGCGCCGGCTGGCCGCTGACCTGGCGGCCTCCGGCGCCGAAGCCACGTGGATCACCGGCGACGTGGCCGTCGAGGAGACCTGGCAGCGGGTGGCCGAACGGACTCCGCGCATGCACGTGCTGGTCAGCAACGCCTACGCGGTGGCGGTGAAGCCGCTGCACGAGACGGCGCCCGAGGAGTGGCGGCGGCAGCTCGCGGTGAACCTCGACGCCGCGTACCTGGGTTTCCGGGCGTGCCTGCCCGCCCTGCGGGCAGGTGGTGGCAGCGTCGTGCTGGTGTCGTCGGTCCACGCGCACGCGGGCATCCCCGGTCACGCGGCGTACGCGGCGAGCAAGGGCGCGCTGCTGTCGCTGACCGGTCAGCTCGCCGTCGACTACGGGCCCGGGATCCGGGTCAACTGCGTCCTGCCGGGTCCGATCGCGACCGCCGCGTGGGACCGGGTCGACGCCGAAGGGCGCGAGCGGAGCGCGGCGAGCACCGTCATGGGCAGGCTCGGCGAGCCGGCCGAGGTCGCCGCGGCGGTGCACTTCCTGGCGTCCGCGCAGGCGTCCTACATCACCGGGAGCAGCCTGGTGGTCGACGGCGGCTGGACGGTTCGCAAGGACTCAGCCTGAGCACGCCTTCGCGATCGCCGCGGTGTCCCAGTAGAACGGGCGCACCTCGGCGAGCCCGCGGTCGCGGATCCGGATGTGCTGGAGGATGGGGAACTCCAGCTCGGTGCCGGTGGCTCTGGCCCGCGCCCTGATCCGGCTGAGCACGACCGCGGTCGCATCGCCGAACCAGTAGTCCTGCTCGCCGATGTCGAAGCGCTCCCACGTCCGGCTCATGGTGGCGAAGAAGCGCTCCAGGCCGTCGTGGCCGCGCCAGGTCCCCGAGTACGGCAGGCCCGGGTCCTGGTGCAGCACCACGTCCGGGTCGAGGTGCCGCGCCACTCCGGAGAAGTCGGCCCGGCCCGGGCCACCGGCGGCGAGGTATTCGGCCTCGGCCGCGTAGAAGTCATCCAGAGCGGCGGAGAGCTGGTCGGTCTCGGCGGTTCGTGGGGTCATCGTCGTCGTCCTCGTCGTCGTGCCTCTTGCGGTGCACCTCGAGTCAATCCGCGCCGGGGAGCCGAGCCAAGCGGGTTTCGGACATCGCACTGCGAATCGGAAACCGTTGGACAGCGCCCGAATACTGTCCACATGGGCATCTCCCCCGCGGTCGGCGACCAGCACCGCATCACCGCCACCCCCGTCGACGATCCGGTCTCGGCGGTGCTGCTGCGCACCTACGTCGACGAGGTGGCGAGCCGGTACTACGGGCGGCAGGCCACCACCGAGGAGATCGACCGCGCCCTGGCCGAGGACCCCAGCGACGACCTCCGCCCGCCGCACGGCGCGTTCCTCGTCGGGTGGGACGGCGACACGTCCGTCGGCTGCGTGGCCGTCCGGCTGCTGTCACCGGAGATCGCCGAGATCAAGCGCATGTACGTCGCACCGCGGGTGCGCGGCCTGGGCTGGGGCGGCCGGCTGCTGGTGGCGGTCGAGGAGCACGCCCGCTCGCTCGGGGCGTCGCTGCTGCGGCTCGACACCCGCGCCGACCTCGTCGAGGCGCGCGGACTCTACGCCAAGCACGGCTTCGCCGAGATCCCGCCGTACGCGCGGCGCAAGTACGCCGACCACTGGTTCGAGAAGCGGATCGCGGCGGGGCAGTTCTGAGACGCCGGTCCCGTCACTTCCGGCACTCGATCAGGAAGCGGGTCGTGGTGGCGACGAAGGAGCCTTCGGCCTCGATGCGTTCGTGCAGGGAGCGCAGCTGCGGGCGGTACCGGTCCACCGTGAAGCCCGGGACCATCCAGATCACCCTCCGCAGGAAGTAGACCACCGCGCCGATGTCGAAGAACTCGGTGCGCAGGGACTCCGAGCGCAGGTCGACCACCTCCAGCCCCGCTGCCTGCGCCGCCGCCCGGGCGTCGTCGGGATGGCGCTTGCGCCGCACCTCCCGCGGTTGCGGGCCCAGGAAGTGCTCGACGAGCTCGAAGACGCTGGCGGGGCCGACCTGCTGGGAGAAGTACGTGCCGCCGGGCCGCAGCACGCGGGCGATCTCGGGCCACCACGTGGTCACCGGGTGCCTGCTGACGACCAGGTCGAACGCCTCGTCGGCGAACGGCAGCGGCGGCTCGTCGGCGTCGGCGACGACCACCACGCCGCGCGGGTGCAGCAGCCGGGTCGCCTCGGCGATGTTGGGCGGCCACGACTCGGTGGCCACCGCCAGCGGCGGCAGCTCCGGCACCCCGGCCAGGGCCTCCCCGCCGCCGGTCTGCACGTCGAGCGCTGCGCGGGCGGTGGCCATCCGCTCGCCCATCATGCGCTGGTAACCCCACGACGGCCGCTGCTCGGTGGCACGTCCCTCCAGCCACGAGAAGTCCCAGCCGTCTACGGACACGGCGGCACCCTCGGCGACCAGCTCCTCGAAACCACGGGACATGCCCGGATTCTCGCAACCCCTCGAGAACGGGGGCCACCGGATTTCACCGCGGACGCCAGGGCCGCGGCCACATCGCACCGGGCCGCGGCCACCGGGCCGCGCCCGCGTCGCGGTACGGCTTTACCGTGGTGCTGAACCGAAACTCGGAACCGATGGAGTGGGCATGACGGGTAAGAACCGGACGCTGATCGTTTGCCGGCACGCCAAGGCCGACCGGCCCGACGGCGGGTCCGACTTCGAGCGCCCGCTCGCCGCCCGCGGGCGCAAGGACGCGCCCGTCGCGGGCAAGTGGATGCGCAACAACGCGCCCGGTGTCGAGCTCGTCGTCTGCTCCCCGGCGCTGCGGGCCAAGCAGACCTGGGAGCTGCTGGGCGCAGAGCTCGCGTCCGCGCCGACGGTGCGCTACGAGCAGGACGTCTACGACGCCACCACGGGCGATCTGCTCGCGGTCGTCAACGGGCTGCCCGAGATCGTGCGCACCGTGCTGCTGGTCGGCCACAACCCGGGTTTCGAGGGGCTGGTCTCGCTGCTGACGAGGCGGACGCACGAGATGCGCACCGCCGCGGTCGCCGTCCTCAGCGGCCCCGGCGACTGGTCGGAGATCACGCCGGGATGGGCGGAGCTGGTGGGTTCGACCGTGCCTCGCGGCTGACCACCGCGGAAGCTCCGGCGGGCATATCCTGGCGACGCTGCGACACTTTTCCCGCGACAGGAGATGGTCGGCCAGATGTCTCGCATCATCACCAATCCCGCCGTGCTGCACGATCCGGTCCCGTTCGGCTACAGCCACGTCGTCGAGGCCACCGGCGGGAACCCGGTGTTCATCGCCGGCCAGTACGGCTCCGGCGATGACGGCCAGGTCGTCTCGCCCGGCTTCGCCGAGCAGGTCGAGCGGGCCTTCGCCAATCTCGGGACCGCGCTGACGGCCGTCGGCCTGACCTTCGAGCACGTCGTGCGCGTCGGCACCTACGTCGTCGACCACGACGCGGACAAGCTCCACGTGCTCGCCGGGCAGGTCGAGCGCACCTGGGGTGACCGGCCGCCGGCGCAGACCCTGATCGGCGTGGCCTCCCTCGCCCTGCCGGACATGCTCTTCGAGATCGACGCCGTCGCAATCCGCCCCGCGTGACCGGCGCCCGGCGCTGACCGGATCGTTCCGCACGGCGGCGCGATGATGCCTTCCCGCCGCCGTGCCCTCCCGGCAAGACTTGCCGGCGTGAACAGAGCACTCCTCGTGATCGACGTCCAGGAATCCTTCCGGCAGCGCCCGAACTGGGCCGCCATCTCCGAGCCACGGATCGCTGAGCAGGTCGACCGGCTGGTGCGGATGGCCCGCGACGCGGGCGACCTCGTGGTGTGGGTCCTGCACACCGAGCCCGGCACAGGCAACGTCTTCGACCCCGAGAGCGGGTTCGTGCGCCTGCTCGACGACCTCCGGCCGCAGCCGGGTGAGCCGGTGCTGACCAAGACCTCGCACAACGCCTTCACCACCACCAACCTCCAGCAGACGCTGACCGCGCACGGCATCCGCGAGCTGGTCGTGTGCGGCATCCGCACCGAGCAGTGCTGCGAGACCACGGCGCGCGTGGCGTCGGACTACGGCTACGCCATCACCTTCGCCGTCGACGCGACGGCGACGCAGCCGATCCCGCACTGGGACGCCCCGGCGGACCGGCCGCTGGCCGAGGTCCTCGCCGACCCGCGCACCCTCGGCACCGACGAGATCATCGCCCGCACCCGCTACGCCCTCGCGGGCCGGTTCGCCACCATCGCAACCGTCGACGAGCTCACCGGTGCGACCAACCCGGTAGGCTGACCGGTTCGTGACCCGCGTCGTCTTCGTACTCGTCCCCGGCGTGCACCTGCTCGACCTCGCGGGACCCGCGCAGGTGTTCTCCACCGCCGCCCGGCAGGGACTCGGCTACACCTTGACCTACGTCGCCGAGCAGGCGTCGGTGCCGACGGCGCAGTCGCTGCCGGTGCACGCCGAGACCGGGTGGCCCGAGCTGTGCGCGGACGACCTCGTCATCGTTCCCGGCTGGCAGGGCGACTTCCTGCCGCGTACGGCCGTGCTCTCCGATGCTCAGTTGCGCGGACTGCGCGCGCACCACGCGCGTGGCGGCACAGTGGCCAGCGTGTGCTCCGGCGCCGACGCGCTGGGCCGGGCCGGGCTGCTCGACGGCCGCCGCTGCACCACCCACCACGAGTTGCAGGACCAGCTGGCGGCGCGGTACCCGCGGGCCCACGTCGTGCGCGACGTCCTCTACACCCTCGACGACCGGGTGGTCACCTCCGCGGGCATCGCCAGCGGGATCGACGTCGCGCTGCACCTGGTCGCCACCGGCCACGGACCGGCCGCGGCGGCCCGCATCGCCCGCGCGATGGTCGTCTACGCCCGCCGCAACGGCGACGAGCCGCAGGCCAGCGCCATGCTGCGGCACCGCGGCCACCTCAGCGACGCGGTGCACCGCGTCCAGGACCTGCTCGACGCGCGGTTCGCCGAGCGGCTGCCGCTGGCCCGGCTGGCGGCCGAGGCCGGGTGCAGCGAGCGGACGCTGACGCGCGGCTTCACGCGGGCGACCGGGCTCACGCCGC is a window of Saccharopolyspora erythraea NRRL 2338 DNA encoding:
- a CDS encoding sialidase family protein, with protein sequence MTASSVLAAPAHAAGPPGGPADFTEQALYARGLAGYACYRIPAIVRTTAATLLAFAEARRNDCGDDGDVDLVVRRSTDGGRTWGPVQLVGDNGPHTFGNPVPVVDAATGRVVLVTTHNPGDVDRDRTVHVQHSDDDGRTWSAPRDITAQVKDPAWDRWYATGPMHGIQLTRGEHAGRLVVGASHESADERQVGGHLVYSDDGGLNWRVGANAEHRPDTIKPQEMSVVELVDGRVYAAARDQGGTDPGHRAFAVSADGGETFEKPFRTIPELQTPIIQGSALRWRAVDEGDAGNRILFSAPAHPAGREAMSIRSSYDEGGSWESWQDGKIVHWGPSGYSDLTAIDEDTIGLLYERGKGNPYEEIVLARFGEAYLEQPNGTPPNFPEPPAPGPTTPDVSKNAHTAYVRGTPGLTEGRFGSALAATGGQHVHVPLTDELDLRSDDFTVTAWFSYDQTAGAHTLLWAYRMGSENTPQLWLRAEPGSNRIRAHLAAEEGHATIASTSAFNDGRWHHVVLQRGGGRFRMIVDGAEVAVAAAPLGSVSAGGAEFGIDGVHIGQRVDGADRWHGALDEVRVYRRALPRGQLDAIRAVNRPIGAGLELRLPLDGVGR
- a CDS encoding SDR family NAD(P)-dependent oxidoreductase, with the translated sequence MSALGCAVVTGAASGIGAAVLRCFAGAGNPVLGVDVDDSGRRLAADLAASGAEATWITGDVAVEETWQRVAERTPRMHVLVSNAYAVAVKPLHETAPEEWRRQLAVNLDAAYLGFRACLPALRAGGGSVVLVSSVHAHAGIPGHAAYAASKGALLSLTGQLAVDYGPGIRVNCVLPGPIATAAWDRVDAEGRERSAASTVMGRLGEPAEVAAAVHFLASAQASYITGSSLVVDGGWTVRKDSA
- a CDS encoding class I SAM-dependent methyltransferase, whose protein sequence is MSRGFEELVAEGAAVSVDGWDFSWLEGRATEQRPSWGYQRMMGERMATARAALDVQTGGGEALAGVPELPPLAVATESWPPNIAEATRLLHPRGVVVVADADEPPLPFADEAFDLVVSRHPVTTWWPEIARVLRPGGTYFSQQVGPASVFELVEHFLGPQPREVRRKRHPDDARAAAQAAGLEVVDLRSESLRTEFFDIGAVVYFLRRVIWMVPGFTVDRYRPQLRSLHERIEAEGSFVATTTRFLIECRK
- a CDS encoding SixA phosphatase family protein, whose amino-acid sequence is MTGKNRTLIVCRHAKADRPDGGSDFERPLAARGRKDAPVAGKWMRNNAPGVELVVCSPALRAKQTWELLGAELASAPTVRYEQDVYDATTGDLLAVVNGLPEIVRTVLLVGHNPGFEGLVSLLTRRTHEMRTAAVAVLSGPGDWSEITPGWAELVGSTVPRG
- a CDS encoding cysteine hydrolase family protein, with product MNRALLVIDVQESFRQRPNWAAISEPRIAEQVDRLVRMARDAGDLVVWVLHTEPGTGNVFDPESGFVRLLDDLRPQPGEPVLTKTSHNAFTTTNLQQTLTAHGIRELVVCGIRTEQCCETTARVASDYGYAITFAVDATATQPIPHWDAPADRPLAEVLADPRTLGTDEIIARTRYALAGRFATIATVDELTGATNPVG
- a CDS encoding RidA family protein; this translates as MSRIITNPAVLHDPVPFGYSHVVEATGGNPVFIAGQYGSGDDGQVVSPGFAEQVERAFANLGTALTAVGLTFEHVVRVGTYVVDHDADKLHVLAGQVERTWGDRPPAQTLIGVASLALPDMLFEIDAVAIRPA
- a CDS encoding GNAT family N-acetyltransferase, which gives rise to MGISPAVGDQHRITATPVDDPVSAVLLRTYVDEVASRYYGRQATTEEIDRALAEDPSDDLRPPHGAFLVGWDGDTSVGCVAVRLLSPEIAEIKRMYVAPRVRGLGWGGRLLVAVEEHARSLGASLLRLDTRADLVEARGLYAKHGFAEIPPYARRKYADHWFEKRIAAGQF
- a CDS encoding nuclear transport factor 2 family protein, producing the protein MTPRTAETDQLSAALDDFYAAEAEYLAAGGPGRADFSGVARHLDPDVVLHQDPGLPYSGTWRGHDGLERFFATMSRTWERFDIGEQDYWFGDATAVVLSRIRARARATGTELEFPILQHIRIRDRGLAEVRPFYWDTAAIAKACSG